A window of Punica granatum isolate Tunisia-2019 chromosome 8, ASM765513v2, whole genome shotgun sequence genomic DNA:
CCGGGAGGGAGGAGTTCCCGACGGGGACGTCGCTCGAGAGGAATGTGACGGCGAAGGGGTCGTAGAAGAAGGTGAAGTAGTGGGAGTTGGGGTTCTTCGACGACAGGGTGAGGTTGAAGGAGGTGGAGAGGCGGGACGACGAGGCGGTGGAGTCGGTGGTGAGGTTCAGCGTCCCGGTCCGGAGCGCGAGGATGGAGAAGTCCGGCCGGTGGGGGCGGTACAGGACGTAGAGGGCGGCCCCGGCGGTGGCGGCGACGAGTGCGAGCATGAGGAACATGAGGATGGTccagaagcagcagcagcagaaggTGCACCGGCACCGGCGGCGGTGGCGCCGGCGGTGGGAGGCGGGCTGGGGCCGGTAGGGGCGGTAGAGCTGGGGCTTCGCGGCGGCGGCGGATGTTGGGGCGGTGCCATTGGTAGCGGCGGTGCCATTGACAGCGGGTGCCCCGCCGTTGGGGGCGGCGGCGGGGGGCTTGGCAGATGGGTAGACCCTGTCAGTCATTCTGATCCGACAGCCGACAAAATTTGCGTGAAGCAGTGGTTTTGCTCTTTGTTTGTGTTGCCCAGTGGAGCTGAGGATGAGGCAGTGGCGTGGCGCTgttaaagagagagagtgtagagagagaaagtgtatgagagagagagagaggagaggggaTGCTCGACAACTCAACGAAGGGGAAGATGAAGGCGAATC
This region includes:
- the LOC116189513 gene encoding NDR1/HIN1-like protein 6, coding for MTDRVYPSAKPPAAAPNGGAPAVNGTAATNGTAPTSAAAAKPQLYRPYRPQPASHRRRHRRRCRCTFCCCCFWTILMFLMLALVAATAGAALYVLYRPHRPDFSILALRTGTLNLTTDSTASSSRLSTSFNLTLSSKNPNSHYFTFFYDPFAVTFLSSDVPVGNSSLPAFVSSPKNETVFKNIIVRASAQDLDTDSVKSLRSDLRRSSGIPLRIQMDTKVKVKAGKLKSKKVGIRVVCDGFKGVAAPKGKSPAVATVTDADCKVDLRIKIWKFTF